A genome region from Lucilia cuprina isolate Lc7/37 chromosome 3, ASM2204524v1, whole genome shotgun sequence includes the following:
- the LOC111681637 gene encoding cap-specific mRNA (nucleoside-2'-O-)-methyltransferase 1, with the protein MEGEDNSENELFEAAPKKMKTEWSKSYSNKAMEMMKKMGYETDKGLGKQSQGRLEPIVAFQQDGRRGLGLKHESVQHQREHWDPNNEKITIPEVVSWISSNKDFTHNIQQLMCWISFGERKETLDDETLFVEPEILNAILEAKTVFDKLNENELRKARSRSNPFETIRSSIFQNRAAVKMANIDSMLDFMFTNPKDKMGNSLVHDNDLLYFADICAGPGGFSEYILYRKSWEAKGFGFTLRGANDFKLDKFSAGSPESFDPFYGVQGDGDVYVEANQDSFASYIFKHCEEGVHFVMADGGFSVEGQENIQEILSKQLYLCQCLTALKILRCSGSFVCKLFDIFTPFSVGLVYLMYQSFEEIAIIKPNSSRPANSERYLVCKWKKSGTEVICKYLNFINNHINKKSDRDVLEIVDLDVIMQDEDFFKYIKESNNLIGRNQITGLKKISAYCNNPLLKETRQTEFRKKCLELWRLPDKLRQAPENKSVEKFLEEFLNNWYEDKVWFNSTPVELVSTSMLNKWIESIHDWYFVPIGRGETSTNACSFFICTTRGKLLRYTDMKKWEPVEYMFELSPKSLFYGELVYEYNGEGRTQTRICNLHIIDAIILGGKDVRRMRLNERLSMCTKFVKSINKPYKEGSVPLLRCKRLFKLEDIDEFFGTMRHYRLKDGSQRLGISLNDTDTKFFVPGGILLFCEICHYFFSIMSKSQNMLYYFNKTRNASYYKNNMPDEMQNILYASFRNSFIRRLLWKWTNTYQVEEQSNKVDDHILYRDDFIQYIEKIYNLF; encoded by the exons ATGGAAGGTGAAGATAACAGCGAAAATGAATTGTTTGAAGCTGCTccaaagaaaatgaaaacagaATGGTCTAAAAGCTATTCTAACAAAGCTATGGAAATGATGAAAAAAATGGGATACGAAACTGACAAAGGTTTAGGGAAGCAAAGTCAAGGACGTCTCGAACCGATTGTTGCATTTCAACAGGATGGTCGACGCGGATTGGGTTTAAAACATGAGTCTGTTCAGCACCAAAGAGAACACTGGGATCCAAACAATGAAAAGATAACAATACCTGAAGTTGTTTCCTGGATTTCTTCGAATAAGGACTTTACACATAATATCCAACAGCTAATGTGCTGGATAAGTTTTGGCGAACGCAAAGAAACTTTAGATGATGAAACATTATTTGTTGAACCCGAAATATTGAATGCTATTTTAGAAGCAAAGACTGTGTTTGATAAACTTAATGAGAATGAATTGAGAAAAGCTAGATCTCGTAGTAATCCATTTGAGACAATTCGAAGTTCTATTTTCCAAAACAGAGCAGCAGTAAAAATGGCTAATATTGATTCAATGTTGGATTTTATGTTTACAAATCCTAAAGATAAAATGGGAAATTCTCTTGTACACGATAATGATCTTTTGTACTTTGCTGATATCTGTGCag gTCCTGGAGGATTTTCGGAGTATATATTATACAGGAAATCATGGGAAGCAAAAGGCTTTGGGTTTACACTTCGAGGTGCAAATGATTTTAAGTTAGATAAATTTTCAGCAGGATCACCAGAATCCTTTGACCCATTCTATGGTGTACAAGGTGATGGTGATGTTTATGTGGAAGCAAATCAGGATTCATTCGCTAGCTATATATTTAAGCATTGCGAAGAAGGCGTTCATTTTGTTATGGCAGACGGAGGATTTTCAGTTGAAGGTCAAGAAAATATTCAAGAGATATTATCAAAACAGCTTTATTTATGTCAATGTCTCACCGCTCTTAAGATTTTAAGGTGCAGTGGGAGTTTTGTTTGTAAActctttgatatttttacgcCGTTTAGCGTTGGACTGGTATATTTAATGTATCAAAGTTTCGAAGAAATAGCAATAATAAAACCAAACAGCAGCCGTCCCGCCAACTCGGAAAGATATTTAGTATGTAAATGGAAAAAATCCGGCACGGAAGTAATATGTAAATACTTGAATTTCATCAATaaccatataaacaaaaaaagcgaCCGAGATGTTTTAGAAATTGTAGATTTAGATGTCATTATGCAAGacgaagatttttttaaatatataaaagaatcaAACAATTTAATAGGTAGAAATCAAATTACTggattgaaaaaaatatcagcATATTGTAATAATCCACTATTAAAAGAAACTAGGCAAActgaatttcgaaaaaaatgctTAGAACTTTGGAGATTGCCGGATAAATTACGACAGGCTCCTGAGAATAAATCTGTTGAAAAGTTTCTTGaagaatttctaaataattgGTACGAAGATAAAGTATGGTTTAATTCTACTCCTGTTGAGTTAGTATCTACATCAATGCTAAACAAATGGATAGAAAGTATACATGATTGGTATTTTGTACCAATAGGGCGAGGAGAAACAAGTACGAATGCTtgtagcttttttatttgtacaacAAGAGGGAAATTGCTCAGGTATACTGATATGAAAAAGTGGGAACCTGTGGAATATATgtttgaattatctccaaaatcattattttatggAGAACTTGTATATGAATATAATGGTGAAGGAAGAACACAAACTAGAATATGCAATTTGCACATAATAGATGCAATTATTCTAGGTGGTAAAGATGTAAGAAGAATGAGGTTAAATGAACGTTTATCAATGTGCACAAAGTTTGTAAAGAGTATAAATAAGCCATATAAAGAAGGCAGTGTGCCATTACTACGTTGTAAAAGGCTGTTTAAATTGGAAGATATTGATGAATTCTTTGGCACAATGCGTCATTACAGATTAAAGGATGGCTCTCAACGTCTAGGAATATCATTAAATGACACCGATACAAAATTCTTTGTTCCTGGTGGAATACTATTGTTTTGTGAAATATGCCATTATTTTTTCTCGATAATGTCAAAGTCGCAAAATATGCTGTACTACTTTAATAAAACTAGAAACGCctcttattataaaaataatatgccGGATGAAATGCAAAATATATTGTACGCTTCTTTTCGAAATAGCTTTATAAGGCGGTTACTTTGGAAATGGACAAATACATATCAAGTCGAAGAACAAAGTAATAAGGTGGATGATCATATTTTATACAGAGATGATTTTATACAATACATT gaaaaaatttataacttgttctaa
- the LOC124418958 gene encoding uncharacterized protein LOC124418958 has product MTRNFSAKGCQPQQQLHIFTNGATSSGIAAPYPIVCQNRLHHISTQLRCNTCLGWCHLRNCSGLNHHRECSETFVAPCCQQQRRNSLAASTSSSSSSYATPPPSPPQSQQPQQRQHLQQQQQPSPLTPSIAVQRPGVISILQFNCNGLQSKLPEITRFMQLNNIVVAAVQETKLTSNSSLHSCNGYNVLRKDRTRSNGGGIAFIIHNTVQYRALSLDLNARDQYLEVQGIAVRSGETDLELYNVYIPPVASCPSGYRPDIRTLLDGDMRLVLGDFNAHHQLWHSSLGEDQRGASLAEQIDESTFCTINDDAPTRIMGNCASSPDITIASSGLINYATWRAVVSLASDHLPIIICLDRPNDFIVSERRLYINQKKADWPGFREFTDRIFNDLPAPSNVHQAESKILGVTFDSLFTSSAHATAITHKLRSRNKVLKALAAAPGEWTKKPCWLPIKLLAGQWSIMLLQCGLHFNEEFLNNMSDLCLFQINGVLNNSNKLLDLVFVNEPKDCSLIRHHPITKPEDRHHPTIEVNCNYPISVKDNKNRNDIKEYCFKKTNYNDLNFYLSNTNWLEILSLSRYKKPAANFPVSRIFNYL; this is encoded by the exons ATGACCCGAAATTTTTCGGCCAAGGGCTGTCAACCTCAGCAACAACTACACATTTTTACCAACGGAGCAACATCTTCCGGCATTGCTGCTCCGTATCCTATTG TTTGCCAGAACCGGTTGCACCATATATCCACCCAATTAAGGTGCAACACTTGTTTGGGCTGGTGTCACCTCAGAAACTGCTCTGGACTAAATCATCATCGGGAGTGCTCGGAGACTTTTGTCGCCCCATGCTGCCAACAACAGCGACGAAATTCATTGGCAGCATCGACATCGTCATCGTCGTCATCTTACGCCACACCTCCACCCTCCCCACCGCAATCACAACAACCGCAGCAAAGACAACAtcttcagcagcaacaacaaccctCGCCGCTGACTCCATCGATTGCGGTCCAGAGACCTGGGGTGATATCCATATTGCAGTTTAACTGCAATGGCCTCCAGAGTAAATTACCCGAGATAACCAGATTTATGCAGCTAAACAACATCGTGGTCGCTGCGGTCCAGGAGACAAAACTGACGAGTAATTCCAGTCTGCACAGTTGTAACGGTTACAACGTTCTCCGAAAAGACCGCACCAGAAGCAACGGTGGGGGCATTGCATTTATAATTCATAACACAGTGCAGTATAGAGCTCTTTCCCTTGATCTCAACGCTAGGGACCAATACCTTGAAGTCCAAGGTATTGCAGTCAGATCGGGGGAAACCGACCTAGAGCTCTATAATGTCTACATTCCGCCAGTAGCCAGTTGTCCATCAGGCTACCGTCCCGACATTAGGACATTATTAGACGGCGATATGCGTCTAGTCCTTGGGGACTTTAACGCGCATCATCAGCTCTGGCACTCTAGTCTAGGGGAAGACCAGAGAGGCGCGTCACTGGCGGAACAAATTGATGAATCCACCTTCTGCACAATAAATGATGATGCCCCCACACGGATTATGGGTAACTGCGCCAGCTCTCCAGACATCACAATAGCGAGCTCTGGTCTGATAAACTACGCAACGTGGAGAGCAGTAGTTTCTCTAGCCTCAGACCACTTACCCATAATCATTTGTCTGGATCGACCCAATGACTTTATCGTCTCTGAACGCCGTCTCTACATAAACCAAAAGAAAGCAGACTGGCCCGGCTTCAGAGAATTCACTGATCGCATCTTCAATGATCTTCCAGCTCCTAGCAACGTACACCAAGCAGAGAGCAAG ATTTTGGGGGTCACCTTTGACAGCCTGTTTACTTCCTCAGCTCATGCCACTGCAATTACGCACAaattgcgaagtagaaacaaggtcctcaaagcgctagccgCAGCACCTGGGGAATGgacaaagaaaccttgttggctacctataaaactattggccggtcagtggtcaattatgctgctccagtgtggtctcca CTTTAACGAAGAATTCTTAAACAATATGTCGGATTTATGCCTATTTCAAATAAATGGAGTATTAAATAACTCTAATAAACTGCTTGATTTGGTATTCGTAAATGAACCTAAAGATTGTTCCCTGATCCGTCACCACCCTATCACTAAACCTGAAGATCGTCATCATCCTACCATTGAAGTTAACTGTAATTATCCAATTTCTGTGAAAGATAATAAAAATCGTAATGACATAAAAGAATACTGTTTTAAGAAGACTAATTACAATGATTTAAACTTCTATTTATCCAATACTAACTGGTTGGAAATTTTATCGTTATCCA GATATAAGAAACCAGCAGCTAACTTTCCCGTCTCCCGTATCTTTAATTATCTTTAA